A single Rattus norvegicus strain BN/NHsdMcwi chromosome 5, GRCr8, whole genome shotgun sequence DNA region contains:
- the Draxin gene encoding draxin isoform X1: MGGGASARWGSTRGSTKTQEEHHTQHRGKLIEGEPMAGSVLRVPMLFLILLLFPELYMTGTLASGSSARNLPETHSHLPSSALWVPQTSHHGRRGLGKKDRGPGRPRRTQEGAVVTATRQASQMTPGQPPAGLLQNKELLLGLALPYPEKEARSPGWERVKKRGREHKRRRDRLRLHRGRPAIRGPSSLMKKVEPSEDRMLESTMEESSTSLAPTMFFLTTADGAMPTVEESRILPVTSLRPQTQPTSDGEVMPTLDMALFDWTDYEDLKPEVWPSAKKKEKHWSHFTSDGNETSPAEGEPCDHHQDCLPGTCCDLREHLCTPHNRGLNNKCFDDCMCTEGLRCYAKFHRNRRVTRRKGRCVEPETANGDEGSFINI; this comes from the exons atgggtgggggagcatcagCACGGTGGGGGAGCACTAGAGGGAGCACTAAAACGCAAGAGGAACATCACACCCAGCATCGAGGCAAACTGATTGAG GGAGAGCCAATGGCAGGGTCCGTCCTCAGGGTCCCCATGctgttcctgatcctcctgctatTTCCAGAGCTCTACATGACAGGCACCCTGGCCTCTGGATCCTCTGCCCGGAACCTGCCCgaaacccactcccacctccccagctcTGCACTATGGGTGCCTCAGACAAGCCATCACGGTCGTCGAGGCCTGGGGAAGAAGGACAGGGGCCCAGGCAGACCTCGCCGGACCCAGGAGGGAGCCGTGGTCACTGCCACCAGGCAGGCTTCCCAGATGACACCTGGACAGCCCCCTGCTGGCCTTCTGCAGAACAAGGAGCTGCTTCTGGGGCTGGCATTGCCCTACCCGGAGAAGGAGGCCCGGTCTCCTGGTTGGGAGAGGGTGAAGAAACGTGGCAGAGAACACAAGAGGCGCAGGGACCGTCTGCGGCTGCATCGAG GCCGGCCTGCCATCCGTGGACCCAGCTCCCTCATGAAGAAGGTGGAACCCTCTGAAGACCGGATGCTGGAGAGTACCATGGAGGAGTCTTCCACTAGCCTGGCCCCTACCATGTTCTTCCTAACCACAGCCGACGGTGCCATGCCTACTGTGGAAGAGTCCCGGATCCTGCCCGTCACCTCCCTGCGGCCCCAG ACACAGCCCACGTCTGATGGGGAGGTGATGCCCACACTGGACATGGCCCTATTTGATTGGACGGATTATGAAGACTTAAAGCCAGAGGTTTGGCCTTCTGCAAAGAAAAAAG AGAAACACTGGAGTCATTTTACCAGTGATGGTAACGAGACATCACCTGCTGAGGGAGAGCCGTGTGACCATCACCAGGACTGCTTGCCAG GAACTTGCTGTGACCTCCGGGAACATCTCTGCACACCCCACAACCGCGGCCTCAACAACAAATGTTTCGATGACTGCATGTGCACGGAAG